Proteins encoded by one window of bacterium:
- a CDS encoding CRISPR system precrRNA processing endoribonuclease RAMP protein Cas6 produces MLRGAFGSQLKQLACVYPDEPDCRTCSLRHACAYAFVFEPCIEKKPPQFLRGLDTAPRPYTFYCPDFTENFSPDAGFLFDFTLIGTACAWYREAIIAILKMVQAGLSIRRHPFTVQAIHMFTGSEEEWQTVYDGNSMRSEPLEPVPIPQSENLPSPLRLDFISPLRVKINGQYADRITFRQLTFQMLRRVLELAYFYAPDQPLDWEFNHLLRAADAIRVADQHFKWADWERHSNRQKTDMQMGGMLGHMTLAGDLEPWRELIHAARWLHVGKGTVMGLGRVEISDKNT; encoded by the coding sequence ATGCTGCGCGGCGCCTTCGGCTCGCAGCTGAAACAGCTGGCCTGCGTTTACCCCGACGAGCCGGACTGCCGAACCTGCAGCCTGCGCCATGCCTGCGCCTATGCCTTTGTTTTTGAACCATGTATTGAAAAAAAACCGCCGCAATTTCTGCGCGGCCTTGATACCGCCCCCCGTCCCTACACCTTTTATTGCCCCGATTTTACAGAAAATTTTTCTCCCGACGCTGGTTTTCTTTTCGATTTCACTTTGATCGGCACAGCCTGCGCTTGGTACCGTGAAGCGATCATTGCCATTCTTAAAATGGTTCAGGCAGGTCTGTCCATTCGAAGGCATCCTTTCACAGTACAGGCCATTCACATGTTTACCGGTAGTGAAGAGGAATGGCAGACGGTATATGATGGTAATAGTATGCGCAGCGAACCGCTCGAGCCTGTACCTATACCTCAGTCAGAGAACCTGCCTTCGCCACTGCGGCTTGATTTTATCTCTCCGCTGCGGGTCAAGATTAACGGTCAGTATGCCGACCGAATCACCTTCCGCCAGTTGACCTTTCAGATGCTGCGCCGTGTTTTGGAGCTGGCTTATTTTTATGCACCGGATCAACCCCTGGACTGGGAATTCAATCATTTGCTCCGAGCTGCCGACGCTATTCGAGTGGCCGACCAACATTTTAAATGGGCAGACTGGGAGCGTCACAGCAACCGCCAGAAAACAGACATGCAAATGGGCGGCATGCTGGGACATATGACCCTCGCAGGCGATCTTGAGCCCTGGCGCGAGCTGATCCATGCCGCCCGCTGGCTGCACGTCGGCAAGGGGACAGTGATGGGGTTGGGGCGGGTGGAGATTTCTGATAAAAACACTTAG
- the cas10 gene encoding type III-B CRISPR-associated protein Cas10/Cmr2 has product MEIKGEAMPKYTFSIGLIPVQDFIEEATRCRDLRAGSALLSWFTASSLYYLQNTHNAFFIIPRFEDNELETIAQADFKKLLDDVEYSIPNRASGYLEADNEANLNDIFHTLNEKLLDLWQTIYDKVIAAHRTWINTSYLFSYFTKPSLCPVQLIGVAKQATTDNDLENLSIIDTEYANIKLTRPIEPWPGLPIPKCQQCGKREAIGPEEFHDWIQWFKNKLSNELWVKKERYIDQKEALCPTCLLKRFSSYLSKPAFGSTSEIAGRVWLNRAKTIEEFKALLADIEEIKQMDFPDPDSLFFKSSINRYISEEKDNQIKKQLETILNSRKKYESFINSKPNIAIKNEPSSYLAVLMFDGDNMGRHVKENLENHNKLVSFSKTIRKAYGKKDNEIGSEIFYIGGDEGLLLAPMESVFKIALNIQKFFNDTFNSNGKNSKITLSMGVAVFDRERPLGAAIRLARQALAKAKDLKDKNGLTIAVQTASGNVFSSTAHWGPDWQRVSNAVNYISGQSLDQYRLSIGWAYEVEKYLESLPDGQWGKESFRNAVKDEIKRITKRKIQEKDNPASGENVKNSYDNRTQGKRAIDTLWEALDGDNWFTKTLKGRVISEQLHLIAFLCRESGYRVTEGTNKEIGAEE; this is encoded by the coding sequence ATGGAAATTAAAGGAGAAGCCATGCCAAAATATACTTTTTCAATTGGTTTGATACCTGTTCAAGATTTTATTGAAGAGGCCACGCGTTGTCGGGATTTGCGCGCCGGTTCAGCATTATTATCGTGGTTTACGGCTTCAAGTTTATATTATCTGCAAAATACACACAACGCTTTTTTCATCATTCCACGTTTTGAAGATAATGAATTAGAAACAATCGCACAAGCTGATTTCAAAAAATTATTAGATGATGTTGAATATTCTATCCCGAACCGCGCCAGCGGATATTTGGAAGCTGATAATGAGGCTAATTTAAACGACATATTTCACACCTTAAATGAAAAATTGCTGGATTTATGGCAAACCATTTATGACAAAGTTATTGCAGCTCACAGAACGTGGATTAACACAAGCTATCTTTTTTCATATTTTACGAAACCCTCCCTTTGTCCAGTTCAATTGATTGGAGTGGCAAAACAAGCCACTACGGACAATGATTTAGAAAATCTATCTATTATTGACACTGAATACGCCAATATTAAATTAACCCGCCCCATCGAGCCTTGGCCGGGATTGCCTATACCCAAATGCCAGCAATGCGGGAAAAGAGAGGCAATCGGCCCTGAAGAATTCCATGATTGGATTCAGTGGTTTAAGAATAAACTGAGTAATGAATTATGGGTAAAAAAAGAGAGATATATTGATCAAAAAGAGGCTTTATGTCCAACATGTTTGTTGAAACGGTTTTCCAGCTATTTATCAAAACCTGCATTTGGGTCGACAAGTGAAATCGCAGGCAGAGTCTGGCTCAACAGGGCTAAAACCATTGAAGAATTTAAAGCTTTATTGGCTGATATAGAAGAAATAAAGCAAATGGATTTTCCAGATCCGGATAGTTTATTTTTCAAATCTTCAATAAATAGATATATCTCCGAAGAAAAGGACAATCAAATCAAAAAACAACTCGAAACGATACTGAATAGTAGGAAGAAATATGAATCATTTATTAACAGCAAACCTAATATAGCCATTAAAAACGAGCCTTCCAGCTATCTAGCGGTGCTGATGTTTGACGGTGATAACATGGGCAGACATGTCAAGGAAAATCTGGAAAATCATAATAAATTAGTATCGTTTTCAAAAACGATTCGGAAAGCCTATGGTAAAAAAGATAATGAAATAGGAAGTGAAATATTTTATATCGGCGGTGATGAAGGGTTGTTGCTCGCGCCTATGGAAAGCGTTTTTAAGATTGCTTTAAATATTCAGAAATTTTTCAATGACACATTTAATTCGAATGGGAAGAACTCGAAAATCACTCTTTCAATGGGAGTTGCGGTATTTGACAGAGAACGGCCCTTGGGTGCAGCAATTCGGCTTGCACGGCAGGCATTGGCGAAGGCAAAAGATTTAAAAGACAAGAATGGCCTGACCATTGCCGTGCAGACAGCCTCTGGCAACGTCTTTTCCTCAACTGCCCATTGGGGACCCGATTGGCAGCGCGTATCCAATGCGGTCAATTACATTTCTGGTCAATCTCTAGATCAATATCGCCTTTCCATAGGATGGGCGTATGAAGTAGAAAAATATTTAGAGAGTTTACCCGATGGTCAATGGGGCAAGGAGTCTTTTCGAAATGCCGTTAAAGATGAAATAAAACGGATAACTAAGCGAAAAATACAAGAAAAAGATAATCCGGCATCTGGCGAAAATGTAAAGAATTCCTACGATAACCGTACACAGGGGAAACGAGCAATAGATACACTGTGGGAAGCTCTGGATGGTGACAACTGGTTCACCAAAACCTTAAAAGGCCGAGTAATATCAGAGCAATTGCATCTGATCGCATTTCTCTGCCGCGAAAGCGGATATCGTGTTACCGAAGGAACTAATAAAGAAATAGGAGCGGAAGAATGA